From Woronichinia naegeliana WA131, the proteins below share one genomic window:
- a CDS encoding DevA family ABC transporter ATP-binding protein, producing MNSLTTQPLKPSFLDENQPVVNIHNLDHFFGTGSLKKQILFQINLTLREGEVVILKGPSGSGKTTLLTLMGGLRSAQSGSLKVFGQELVNAPKKRLIKTRRYIGYIFQAHNLLECLTARQNVQMSVELHDNIGAKEAKERAIAMLEAVGLADHIDYHPHNLSGGQKQRVAIARALVSHPRMILADEPTAALDSKSGHDVVELMQKLAREQGSTILIVTHDNRILDVADRIIELEDGRLC from the coding sequence ATGAATAGCCTTACCACTCAACCCCTTAAACCTAGCTTTCTAGACGAGAATCAACCCGTTGTTAATATTCATAACCTAGATCATTTTTTTGGTACTGGCTCCCTAAAAAAACAAATTTTATTTCAAATTAATCTCACCTTAAGGGAAGGGGAAGTAGTTATTCTCAAGGGGCCTTCAGGTTCGGGTAAGACGACGCTGTTAACCCTAATGGGTGGATTACGGTCAGCCCAATCCGGTAGTTTAAAGGTTTTTGGACAAGAATTGGTGAATGCACCGAAAAAACGTCTGATTAAGACTCGTCGTTATATAGGTTATATTTTCCAAGCTCATAATCTGTTGGAATGTTTAACGGCTCGTCAAAACGTACAAATGTCTGTTGAACTACACGATAACATTGGAGCCAAAGAAGCGAAAGAAAGAGCGATCGCCATGCTTGAAGCTGTAGGACTAGCCGACCATATTGATTATCATCCCCATAATCTCTCCGGTGGACAAAAACAACGGGTTGCGATCGCCCGTGCCTTAGTCAGTCATCCCCGTATGATTTTGGCCGATGAACCAACGGCTGCCTTGGATAGTAAATCGGGCCATGATGTGGTGGAATTAATGCAAAAATTGGCGCGAGAACAGGGATCAACCATTTTAATTGTCACCCACGACAATCGCATTTTAGATGTGGCTGATCGGATTATTGAATTGGAAGATGGACGCTTATGTTAA
- a CDS encoding PAS domain S-box protein → MIVDDSESDRLSYVRYLESDLGRNYHIIEAKTLEEGLELWRSQQPDVVLLDINLPDGDGLEFLEAIGTDQLINKLPVIMLAGQGDERIAVRAMKLGAADYLVKDDVIAISLLTAISQVQENDLLLRQLRRSQHQQTLIASMALHIRQSLNFEDVANRIVKEIRRFLEADRTLIYRFNPDMSGVIVAEAVVPPWQPCLNTQVEDNCFEENLGGEYQKGKVFAAADIYAANLTECHIQLLERFQVRANLVVPILLNGNNTLWGLLIAHQCSGPRQWQEGDIQLLHQLSVHLSIALQQAELYQNLETMNTLLEEKVQERTKKLQLQSQVLEEIHDGVVTTDLNGTILTWNAGAEKLYGYTEAEVLGRNVSFMYEDAEVLEAEVIAPLLAKEKHTAEIIVLSKSGQRICVSLRLSVVKDEQGNIIYLIGCANDITQRKQAEIDLKESEQSYVHLIRKGWEFGNSASLDLRGKTTQGNLFPLRYNLGVSRNNYLRIEPS, encoded by the coding sequence TTGATAGTTGATGATTCTGAAAGTGATCGCCTTAGTTACGTGCGTTATTTGGAATCAGACTTAGGACGAAATTATCATATTATTGAAGCGAAAACCTTAGAGGAAGGGTTGGAACTGTGGCGATCGCAACAACCTGATGTTGTCTTACTCGATATTAATCTACCCGATGGCGATGGCTTAGAATTTTTAGAGGCAATTGGCACAGATCAACTAATTAACAAGCTACCTGTAATCATGTTGGCGGGGCAGGGAGATGAACGCATTGCTGTACGGGCGATGAAATTAGGGGCCGCAGATTATTTAGTCAAAGACGATGTTATAGCCATTTCACTTTTAACGGCTATCAGTCAAGTACAAGAGAATGATTTGCTGTTACGTCAATTGAGGCGATCGCAACATCAGCAAACGCTTATTGCCTCAATGGCACTCCACATCCGTCAGTCTCTTAACTTTGAAGATGTTGCTAATAGGATAGTCAAGGAAATACGTCGCTTTTTAGAGGCTGATCGCACGCTCATTTATCGATTTAACCCTGATATGAGTGGGGTCATTGTTGCCGAAGCCGTTGTTCCCCCTTGGCAGCCCTGTTTGAATACTCAAGTTGAAGATAATTGTTTTGAAGAAAATCTGGGGGGAGAATATCAAAAGGGTAAAGTTTTTGCGGCGGCGGATATTTATGCGGCTAACCTAACGGAGTGCCATATTCAACTACTGGAACGATTTCAGGTCAGGGCCAATCTCGTCGTTCCCATCTTACTAAATGGTAATAATACCCTGTGGGGATTATTGATCGCCCATCAATGTTCGGGCCCCCGTCAATGGCAAGAAGGCGATATTCAACTATTGCATCAATTATCTGTGCATTTATCAATTGCCCTGCAACAAGCCGAACTTTACCAAAATCTGGAAACGATGAATACCTTGTTAGAGGAGAAAGTACAGGAACGGACTAAAAAATTACAATTGCAATCTCAAGTTTTGGAAGAAATTCATGATGGGGTGGTGACGACCGATCTTAATGGCACAATTCTCACTTGGAATGCTGGTGCAGAGAAACTTTATGGCTATACAGAGGCAGAGGTATTGGGGCGAAATGTCAGCTTTATGTATGAAGATGCCGAAGTTCTGGAAGCAGAAGTGATTGCACCTCTGTTGGCTAAGGAGAAGCATACTGCGGAAATTATTGTCCTTTCTAAATCAGGACAACGCATCTGTGTTAGTTTACGACTTTCTGTGGTCAAAGATGAGCAGGGTAATATTATCTATTTGATTGGTTGTGCCAATGATATTACGCAGCGCAAGCAAGCAGAAATAGACCTCAAAGAAAGCGAACAGAGCTATGTTCATCTCATAAGAAAAGGATGGGAGTTTGGAAACTCAGCGTCTTTAGACCTGAGAGGAAAAACGACTCAGGGGAATTTATTCCCCTTGCGCTATAATTTAGGTGTGAGTAGGAACAACTATCTACGCATTGAACCCTCCTAG
- a CDS encoding PAS domain S-box protein: MGHCTYINDRWCRVSGLTLEAAMGDGWQQGIHPEDRQFVTDEWYQSVREDRPFSLEYRFQHPDGVVTWVYGQSVAKCNDDGIVTGYVGTITDISDRKKIEEQMCQLNEQLEAQVEQRTAELKQSQIRLQEAQTFVRLGSWELDVATGEVQWSQELFDIVKIDPEHEVLTFEYLSSYFTPKDIKLRNELVDRAILYAEPFEIDLQIVRTDGTIGYIFSKVKPIVNEAGQVTRLLGIAMDISDRKIAEESLRESEQRFMTLAEAAPVAIFRTNRANECIYVNQFWSQITGQEASAALGHEWVDIIHPDDRASIQAKWMKVLSQNGHYEGEGRSLRPDGTICSYYCQAVPELDEKGEMVGYIGTLTDISDRKQIEAALTESEAKFRRLVEGAKDLIWSTDTQGVFNYLSPQFQTIFGFPPDDWLGKTAIDLIYPEDRDWVISEQMRSIHSEKKVGYIEFRHLHQDGHYSWVTSNSTPIINADGIVVGLQGILTDISDRKKAEQEILENHRLIQQIADSSPNVLYLYDLQEQRNTYTNREILTTLGYSAIAIQEMGAAWLPSVMHPDDFQATLEHFERLKLADDHEIFSHEYRLRHANGQWRYFYSRDLVFSRDAQGQARRIIGTVQDVTDRKLAEAELQQKNLELEALVKLREEALTLREDMSNMIVHDLRNPLSAILLSAEIIQKYGDRPNQQALMAKKAEQILTSCKRLKNMIDSLLLMAKLESGKILLNPVSTDLYELGNSILNDFELSAQSQKIELKAELPDPGNSIFIDGIILRRVIENLISNALKFSPSNSQVWLQIEYLPENHLRVKVLDNGPGVSPDQAEDIFKKFEIGTVKANVSQIGLGLAFCKMAVEAQGGTLAITPNQPQGSIFTVEI, from the coding sequence ATGGGACATTGCACCTACATCAATGATCGTTGGTGTCGTGTTTCGGGGCTTACCCTAGAAGCTGCGATGGGAGATGGATGGCAACAAGGTATCCACCCTGAAGATAGGCAATTCGTCACTGATGAATGGTATCAATCCGTGCGGGAAGATCGACCTTTCTCCCTTGAGTATCGCTTTCAACATCCCGATGGAGTAGTGACTTGGGTTTATGGGCAATCCGTTGCCAAATGTAACGATGACGGGATCGTCACAGGCTATGTCGGGACAATTACAGATATTAGCGATCGCAAAAAAATAGAAGAACAAATGTGCCAGCTTAATGAGCAACTAGAAGCACAGGTAGAGCAAAGAACCGCCGAGTTAAAACAGAGTCAAATTCGGTTGCAAGAAGCACAAACTTTTGTACGTCTGGGTAGTTGGGAATTAGATGTAGCAACAGGAGAAGTTCAATGGTCGCAGGAACTTTTTGATATTGTTAAAATTGACCCAGAACATGAAGTACTTACCTTCGAGTACCTCTCATCCTACTTCACGCCCAAAGACATTAAGTTGCGTAACGAATTAGTTGATCGAGCAATTCTATATGCTGAACCCTTTGAGATTGATCTTCAGATTGTCCGAACCGACGGAACCATTGGTTATATTTTTTCTAAGGTAAAACCCATTGTCAACGAAGCAGGACAGGTAACACGCTTACTGGGTATTGCGATGGACATTAGCGATCGTAAAATTGCCGAAGAAAGCCTAAGAGAGAGTGAGCAACGTTTTATGACTCTTGCTGAGGCTGCCCCTGTTGCCATTTTTCGTACCAATCGAGCTAATGAATGTATTTATGTCAATCAATTCTGGTCTCAAATCACAGGACAGGAAGCATCGGCAGCATTAGGACATGAATGGGTTGATATAATCCATCCCGATGATCGGGCAAGTATTCAAGCAAAATGGATGAAAGTGTTAAGCCAAAATGGACATTATGAAGGAGAAGGTAGAAGCCTAAGACCCGATGGAACAATTTGTTCTTACTATTGTCAGGCTGTCCCTGAACTTGATGAGAAGGGGGAAATGGTTGGCTATATTGGCACATTAACCGATATCAGCGATCGCAAGCAGATAGAAGCTGCCTTAACGGAGAGCGAAGCAAAATTCCGTCGCTTGGTGGAAGGGGCTAAAGACTTAATTTGGTCAACGGATACTCAAGGCGTTTTTAACTACCTATCACCCCAATTCCAAACCATCTTTGGCTTTCCTCCCGATGACTGGCTAGGAAAAACCGCCATTGATCTTATTTATCCCGAAGATCGCGATTGGGTAATAAGTGAACAGATGCGGTCTATTCACTCTGAGAAAAAGGTTGGCTATATTGAATTCCGCCATCTCCATCAAGATGGTCACTATAGTTGGGTGACTTCCAATTCTACACCGATTATTAATGCTGACGGTATCGTCGTTGGTCTTCAAGGAATTTTGACAGACATTAGCGATCGCAAAAAAGCAGAGCAGGAAATTTTGGAAAATCATCGGTTGATTCAACAAATTGCCGATTCTTCACCTAATGTCCTCTATCTGTATGACCTTCAAGAACAGCGTAATACTTACACTAACCGCGAAATTTTAACAACTCTGGGTTACTCGGCGATCGCCATCCAAGAAATGGGTGCGGCTTGGTTGCCTAGTGTCATGCACCCCGATGATTTCCAAGCCACTTTAGAACACTTTGAAAGACTAAAACTGGCTGATGATCACGAAATTTTCTCCCATGAATATCGCTTGAGACACGCCAACGGCCAATGGCGATATTTCTACAGTCGGGATTTGGTCTTTAGTCGAGATGCCCAGGGACAAGCCAGGCGGATTATTGGTACGGTTCAGGATGTTACTGATCGCAAACTAGCCGAGGCCGAACTTCAACAAAAAAATCTTGAACTTGAAGCCTTAGTGAAATTGCGCGAGGAAGCCCTGACACTACGGGAAGATATGTCCAATATGATTGTCCACGATTTGCGTAATCCTTTGTCGGCGATACTGCTATCGGCTGAAATCATTCAAAAGTACGGCGATCGTCCCAATCAGCAAGCTTTGATGGCCAAAAAAGCAGAGCAAATTTTAACCTCTTGCAAACGACTAAAAAACATGATTGATAGTTTGCTATTGATGGCCAAACTAGAATCAGGAAAAATTCTTTTGAATCCCGTTTCCACCGATTTATATGAACTAGGAAATTCGATTTTAAACGATTTTGAATTATCAGCCCAGTCCCAGAAAATTGAGCTAAAAGCAGAACTACCTGATCCAGGTAATAGTATTTTTATTGATGGAATTATCCTGCGTCGAGTGATTGAAAACTTAATCTCCAATGCCCTAAAATTTTCTCCTTCCAATAGTCAAGTCTGGTTACAGATCGAGTATTTACCCGAAAATCACCTCCGAGTTAAGGTGTTAGACAACGGGCCAGGCGTAAGTCCAGACCAAGCAGAGGACATCTTTAAAAAGTTTGAAATCGGAACCGTTAAAGCCAATGTCTCTCAAATTGGTTTAGGTTTAGCCTTCTGTAAAATGGCTGTGGAAGCTCAAGGAGGAACTTTGGCGATCACCCCCAATCAGCCTCAAGGCTCTATTTTTACTGTAGAAATCTAG
- a CDS encoding response regulator: MVSDNPSPTELEVLTTSPKILIVDASESDRSSYVRYLQADPEQSYYIIEAETLEEGLELWRSQQPDIVLLDINLPDGDGLAFLEAIGTEQLMNKLPVIVLTGHGDERIAVRAMKLGSADYLIKDDVTDVSLLTCIHQVQENNLLLHQLRRSQQQQSIIASIALHIRRSISFEQVANAIVQEIRRFLEADRTLIYRFNPDMSGTIVAEAVIPPWEPCLNAQVKDTCFQENLGGEYQKGKVFTATDIYKANLTACHIELLERFQIRANLVVPILLNDGNTLWGLLIAHQCSAPRQWLEADIQLLHQLSVHLSLALQQAELYQNLESINSSLEEKVQERTQALQLQNRVLEEIHDAVVTTDLNGAILSWNLGAEQSYGYAEAEVLGRNIAFLYEDSNILQTKVIANLLEKGRYATEIVVFSKLRQRIDVSLRLSVVKDEQGNITHLIGCANDITKRKRAEQDLQQLNQELEDRVEQRTAELQKLSNRLELALRSAAIGYWQWDCVNQITVWDVRTCEIYGLPSEYINSITYEKWTSMLHPEDLASTETLLQQGATFS; the protein is encoded by the coding sequence ATGGTATCCGATAATCCGTCCCCAACTGAATTAGAAGTGTTAACTACTTCACCGAAGATTTTGATCGTTGATGCTTCTGAAAGTGATCGCAGTAGTTATGTGCGTTATTTGCAAGCAGACCCAGAGCAGAGTTATTACATTATTGAAGCAGAAACATTAGAAGAAGGGTTAGAACTATGGCGATCGCAGCAACCCGATATTGTCTTACTGGATATTAACTTACCCGATGGCGACGGCTTGGCATTTTTGGAGGCGATTGGTACTGAGCAATTAATGAATAAATTGCCTGTAATTGTGCTGACAGGACACGGTGATGAACGGATTGCAGTACGGGCGATGAAGTTAGGGTCGGCGGACTATTTGATCAAAGACGATGTAACAGATGTTTCGCTTTTAACTTGTATCCATCAGGTACAAGAAAATAATTTACTTCTCCATCAACTAAGGCGATCGCAACAACAGCAAAGCATTATTGCCTCCATAGCTCTGCACATTCGTAGATCTATCTCTTTTGAGCAGGTGGCCAATGCGATTGTTCAGGAAATTCGTCGTTTTTTAGAGGCAGATCGGACGCTCATTTACCGCTTTAATCCTGATATGAGTGGGACAATCGTTGCCGAAGCTGTCATTCCGCCTTGGGAACCCTGCTTAAATGCTCAAGTTAAAGATACTTGTTTTCAAGAAAATCTCGGTGGGGAATATCAAAAGGGTAAAGTTTTCACGGCGACGGATATTTATAAGGCTAACCTAACGGCGTGTCATATCGAACTGCTGGAACGATTTCAGATCAGGGCCAATCTCGTCGTTCCTATTTTATTGAACGATGGTAATACTCTGTGGGGATTATTGATTGCCCATCAATGTTCGGCTCCCCGTCAATGGCTAGAAGCCGATATTCAACTCTTGCATCAACTATCTGTCCATTTATCCCTTGCTTTGCAACAAGCGGAACTTTATCAAAATCTGGAAAGCATTAATTCTTCCCTAGAAGAGAAAGTCCAAGAGCGTACTCAAGCATTACAACTGCAAAATAGAGTTTTAGAGGAGATCCATGATGCTGTCGTGACTACCGATCTCAATGGTGCAATTCTCAGTTGGAATTTGGGTGCAGAACAAAGCTATGGCTATGCTGAGGCGGAAGTATTGGGTCGGAATATTGCCTTTTTGTACGAAGATAGCAACATTCTACAAACTAAGGTGATTGCCAACCTGTTGGAAAAGGGTCGCTATGCAACGGAAATTGTTGTTTTTTCTAAATTAAGACAACGCATTGATGTTAGCTTACGGCTGTCTGTGGTCAAAGATGAACAGGGCAATATTACCCATTTAATTGGTTGTGCTAATGACATTACCAAGCGCAAACGTGCCGAGCAAGACCTTCAACAACTGAATCAAGAGCTAGAAGATCGAGTCGAACAACGCACTGCTGAACTTCAAAAGCTATCTAATCGTCTGGAATTGGCCCTCAGATCGGCGGCGATCGGTTATTGGCAATGGGATTGCGTTAACCAAATTACCGTTTGGGATGTACGAACCTGTGAAATCTATGGTTTACCGTCGGAATATATCAATTCGATCACTTACGAGAAGTGGACAAGTATGCTCCATCCTGAAGACCTGGCTTCGACAGAAACGTTGCTCCAGCAGGGTGCGACCTTTAGTTGA
- a CDS encoding ATP-binding protein, producing the protein MRPNGSIRFIKAYGIVIRDEQGNPTTIIGIHLDISDRKQAEAQLRQKNLELEELVKLREEALTLREDMSNMIIHDLRNPLLAMLLSAEIIKKYSDRPSTKAILIKKAEQILTSGKRLQNMIDSLLLMAKLESGKILFNPVPTDLYELGTAILNDFELFANTQKIELTGDLPNPKSSIVIDEIILHRVIENLLSNALKFSPSNSQVRLRIEYLPENHLRIQVIDQGPGVSPERTQDIFKKFEIGTVKANVSQIGLGLAFCKMAVEAQGGTLAIAPNQPQGSIFTVEI; encoded by the coding sequence GTGCGTCCCAATGGCAGTATTCGTTTTATTAAAGCCTACGGGATCGTGATCAGAGACGAACAGGGTAATCCTACAACCATAATTGGGATCCATCTTGATATTAGCGATCGCAAACAAGCAGAGGCTCAACTTCGACAAAAAAATCTTGAACTTGAAGAACTGGTGAAATTGCGCGAGGAAGCTCTCACTCTACGAGAAGATATGTCCAATATGATTATTCACGATTTGCGTAATCCTTTATTAGCCATGCTTCTATCGGCAGAAATTATTAAAAAATACAGCGATCGTCCAAGCACCAAAGCTATTTTGATCAAAAAAGCAGAGCAAATTTTAACCTCTGGTAAACGCCTGCAAAATATGATTGATAGTTTACTGCTAATGGCCAAACTAGAATCAGGCAAAATTCTGTTTAATCCCGTGCCAACGGATTTATATGAGCTAGGGACAGCCATTTTAAACGATTTTGAATTATTCGCTAATACCCAGAAGATTGAGCTAACAGGAGATCTCCCTAACCCCAAAAGCAGCATCGTTATTGATGAGATTATTCTGCATCGTGTGATTGAAAATTTACTTTCTAATGCCCTAAAATTCTCGCCGTCGAATAGCCAAGTCCGTCTCAGAATTGAGTATTTACCCGAAAATCATCTCCGTATTCAGGTCATTGATCAGGGGCCAGGGGTCAGTCCCGAAAGAACCCAGGACATCTTTAAAAAGTTTGAAATCGGAACCGTTAAAGCTAATGTCTCTCAAATTGGTTTAGGTTTAGCCTTCTGTAAAATGGCCGTCGAAGCTCAGGGAGGAACCTTGGCGATCGCCCCTAATCAGCCCCAGGGTTCTATTTTTACTGTAGAAATTTGA
- the pyk gene encoding pyruvate kinase, which yields MQTSPLPRRTKIVATIGPATQSKEVLRKLIQAGATTFRLNFSHGDHEYHHNSIRLIRQTAFELNQPVGILQDLQGPKIRVGKFLNETQSIELKTGDPFILTSRKVACCQEISSISYDNLAEEVPEGARILLDDGKLEMRVEKIDKEQKDLYCRVVVGGTLSSNKGVNFPGVYLSVKALTDKDKEDLMFGLDQGVDWIALSFVRNPEDIEEIKGLIASAGKSIPVIAKIEKHEAIADMDAVLEKCDGVMVARGDLGVELPAEDVPILQKRLIATSNRLGIPVITATQMLDSMVSNPRPTRAEVSDVANAILDGTDAVMLSNETAIGKFPVEAVAMMATIAERIEQEEINNKQTSALRNSIPNAISAAVSNIAETLQAAAIMTLTKTGATARNVSKFRPKTPILAITPHVDVSRQLQLVWGVKPLLVLELPSTSQTFQAAINVAQESHFLKDGDLVVMTAGTLQGVAGSTDLIKVEVVKAVLGRGVGIGQGAVTGCARVAQSSKDLGQFGAGEILVVPATSADFVEIMRRAAGIITEESSLTSHAAIIGLRLGVPVIVGFKNATQIIREGAILTLDAQKGLVYSGTMPGMISSNNNSLP from the coding sequence ATGCAAACTTCTCCGTTACCTCGCCGTACAAAGATTGTGGCCACCATCGGCCCGGCTACGCAAAGTAAAGAAGTACTTAGAAAACTTATTCAAGCTGGGGCAACGACCTTTCGTTTAAACTTTTCTCACGGCGATCACGAATATCACCACAATAGCATTCGTTTAATTCGTCAAACAGCATTTGAATTAAACCAGCCGGTGGGCATCCTCCAGGATTTACAAGGGCCTAAAATTCGGGTCGGTAAATTTCTCAATGAAACTCAATCCATTGAACTAAAGACAGGCGATCCCTTTATCCTAACCAGTCGAAAAGTGGCCTGTTGTCAGGAAATTAGCTCGATTAGCTACGACAATTTAGCCGAAGAAGTGCCAGAGGGAGCCAGAATTTTACTCGATGATGGCAAGCTAGAAATGCGGGTCGAGAAGATTGATAAAGAACAAAAAGATCTATATTGTCGTGTTGTGGTGGGGGGAACCCTATCGAGTAATAAAGGGGTTAATTTTCCAGGGGTTTATCTGTCGGTCAAGGCTCTCACAGATAAAGATAAAGAAGATTTAATGTTTGGCTTGGATCAGGGGGTGGATTGGATTGCTCTCAGTTTTGTGCGGAATCCTGAAGACATTGAAGAAATTAAAGGGTTGATTGCTAGTGCGGGTAAGTCCATTCCGGTCATCGCTAAAATTGAGAAACACGAAGCGATCGCCGACATGGATGCAGTCCTAGAAAAATGTGATGGGGTGATGGTGGCACGGGGCGATCTGGGCGTAGAATTGCCCGCCGAAGATGTACCGATTCTGCAAAAGCGACTGATTGCCACTTCTAACCGTTTAGGCATTCCTGTTATTACCGCAACTCAAATGCTCGATAGCATGGTTAGTAATCCCCGTCCTACCCGTGCTGAAGTGTCCGATGTAGCCAATGCAATTCTGGATGGCACCGATGCGGTTATGCTCTCCAATGAAACGGCGATCGGTAAATTTCCTGTAGAAGCAGTGGCCATGATGGCCACCATTGCCGAACGCATTGAACAGGAAGAAATTAACAACAAACAAACCTCTGCTCTCAGAAACTCTATTCCCAATGCCATTTCTGCTGCCGTTAGCAATATTGCGGAAACCCTCCAGGCCGCAGCCATTATGACCTTGACGAAAACCGGCGCGACGGCCCGTAACGTTTCCAAATTCCGTCCTAAAACGCCTATTCTAGCCATCACCCCCCACGTCGATGTCTCGCGTCAATTGCAATTGGTCTGGGGCGTAAAACCCCTATTAGTCTTAGAATTACCTTCCACCAGTCAAACCTTTCAAGCGGCAATTAATGTGGCCCAGGAAAGTCATTTTCTCAAGGATGGAGATTTGGTGGTGATGACGGCTGGAACCCTTCAGGGCGTAGCTGGTTCTACCGATCTCATTAAAGTGGAAGTGGTTAAGGCTGTTCTCGGACGCGGTGTTGGTATTGGCCAAGGGGCGGTAACGGGTTGTGCCAGGGTTGCTCAATCTTCTAAGGATCTTGGTCAATTCGGTGCGGGTGAAATTCTTGTGGTTCCTGCGACCAGTGCAGATTTTGTCGAGATTATGCGTAGAGCCGCCGGTATTATCACCGAAGAATCCAGCTTAACCAGTCATGCTGCCATTATTGGTCTTCGTTTAGGCGTTCCAGTTATTGTCGGTTTTAAAAATGCCACTCAAATCATTCGGGAAGGAGCTATTTTAACCCTAGATGCTCAGAAAGGATTGGTTTATTCGGGAACAATGCCAGGCATGATCAGTAGTAACAATAATTCTTTACCCTAG
- a CDS encoding type II toxin-antitoxin system RelE/ParE family toxin, whose product MTQEFIFSLIFAPEVIDHLRVIDKKYHNLIRETISQQLTYNPLDSTRNRKLLKPPAPFEATWELRFGSKNCFRVFYDVDEVEKIVLILAIGVKNRNKLIIGGDEIGL is encoded by the coding sequence ATGACACAAGAATTCATTTTTTCTTTAATTTTTGCTCCTGAAGTTATCGATCACCTACGAGTCATTGATAAAAAGTATCACAACTTAATTCGGGAAACGATCTCTCAACAATTAACCTACAACCCTTTAGACTCTACTCGGAACCGCAAACTATTAAAACCCCCTGCCCCATTTGAGGCAACTTGGGAACTTAGATTCGGATCTAAAAACTGTTTTCGGGTATTCTATGACGTTGATGAAGTAGAAAAAATAGTTCTTATTTTGGCTATTGGTGTCAAAAATAGAAATAAATTAATTATTGGCGGAGATGAAATTGGATTATGA
- a CDS encoding type II toxin-antitoxin system Phd/YefM family antitoxin, whose product MKKIPLVDVQEPLSTYVEQAQNQGPIVITCNGKAIALLIAPIDDDDLESLLLSHSSELQTILNQSRQSIKIGEGLTTDTFWARVKNSVEDPEL is encoded by the coding sequence ATGAAAAAGATTCCTCTTGTAGATGTACAAGAACCACTAAGTACCTATGTAGAACAGGCTCAAAATCAGGGGCCAATCGTGATTACTTGCAATGGTAAGGCGATCGCTTTACTGATTGCTCCCATTGACGATGATGATTTGGAGAGTTTGTTATTATCTCATTCATCCGAACTACAAACTATCTTGAATCAATCTCGTCAAAGTATCAAAATAGGTGAAGGATTAACAACAGATACGTTTTGGGCAAGAGTCAAGAATTCGGTTGAAGACCCAGAATTATGA
- a CDS encoding ACP S-malonyltransferase — protein sequence MNFLVDHNLRGHSVILAGCLAASGWLDLISICFVLFEEVGLADTSDDRVVWHYAQAHHMILITANRSMKGENSLEQVMREENTPTSLPVVTIARIDRLLVEPDYRERCVNRLVDIVVDIEDYQGARRIFIP from the coding sequence ATGAATTTTCTAGTGGATCATAATTTGCGGGGGCATTCTGTAATTTTGGCGGGATGCCTTGCAGCGAGTGGTTGGCTAGACTTAATCTCAATTTGCTTTGTTCTGTTTGAAGAAGTTGGATTAGCAGACACCAGTGATGATCGTGTTGTTTGGCATTATGCTCAAGCCCATCATATGATTTTGATCACGGCTAATCGAAGCATGAAGGGAGAAAATTCCTTAGAACAAGTGATGCGGGAAGAAAACACACCAACGTCATTACCTGTGGTGACAATTGCCCGTATTGATCGACTACTTGTAGAGCCAGATTATCGGGAGCGTTGCGTTAATCGTTTGGTAGATATTGTCGTTGATATTGAGGATTATCAGGGGGCAAGAAGGATTTTTATTCCGTGA
- a CDS encoding DUF433 domain-containing protein — MSLTFSEPAIIIRTERGLAIAGTRITLYDVMDYVTENYPPKFIRAMLGLTDEQVAAALFYIETHRAEVETEYQFILKEAEELQKYYEEENRDRVTRIAAKPPKPGREEIRAKLEAEKAKLMTSRT; from the coding sequence ATGTCTTTAACCTTCAGTGAGCCAGCAATTATTATTCGTACAGAGCGAGGATTGGCGATCGCAGGTACTCGAATAACGCTTTATGATGTCATGGATTATGTGACAGAAAACTATCCACCCAAGTTTATCCGCGCCATGTTAGGGCTGACCGATGAACAGGTAGCTGCTGCCCTATTTTATATTGAGACACATCGAGCAGAAGTTGAGACAGAATATCAGTTCATTTTAAAAGAAGCCGAAGAACTACAAAAATATTACGAAGAAGAAAATCGCGATCGCGTTACTCGTATTGCGGCTAAACCACCAAAACCAGGCAGAGAAGAAATTCGCGCAAAACTTGAAGCTGAAAAAGCCAAATTAATGACATCACGAACATGA